From a single Phocoena sinus isolate mPhoSin1 chromosome 1, mPhoSin1.pri, whole genome shotgun sequence genomic region:
- the LOC116742284 gene encoding uncharacterized protein C1orf54 homolog isoform X4 → MDVLFVAILAVPLILGQEYEDEEGLEEDDYYQVVYYYTVTPNYDDFGANFTVDYSMFESENRLNKWDKEVMEAVETTISRETDPADHQKPVTEKPVTMEPSPDLNNAVSSLQSPGALLLSWALVQGGMYFM, encoded by the exons ATGGATGTCCTCTTTGTAGCCATCCTTGCTGTGCCACTCATCCTGG GACAAGAATATGAGGATGAAGAAGGACTGGAAGAGGATGACTATTATCAGGTGGTCTATTATTACACAGTCACCCCCAACTATG aTGACTTTGGTGCAAACTTCACTGTTGATTACTCTATGTTTGAGTCAGAGAACAGGCTG AACAAGTGGGATAAGGAGGTAATGGAAGCAGTAGAGACTACCATTAGTCGTGAAACAGACCCTGCAGACCATCAGAAGCCTGTAACAGAGAAACCAGTGACAATGGAACCA AGTCCAGATCTGAACAATGCTGTATCCAGTCTGCAGAGTCCTGGTGCACTCCTCCTGTCCTGGGCCCTCGTTCAGGGGGGGATGTATTTCATGTAG
- the LOC116742284 gene encoding uncharacterized protein C1orf54 homolog isoform X3 codes for MDVLFVAILAVPLILGQEYEDEEGLEEDDYYQVVYYYTVTPNYDDFGANFTVDYSMFESENRLNKWDKEVMEAVETTISRETDPADHQKPVTEKPVTMEPQSPDLNNAVSSLQSPGALLLSWALVQGGMYFM; via the exons ATGGATGTCCTCTTTGTAGCCATCCTTGCTGTGCCACTCATCCTGG GACAAGAATATGAGGATGAAGAAGGACTGGAAGAGGATGACTATTATCAGGTGGTCTATTATTACACAGTCACCCCCAACTATG aTGACTTTGGTGCAAACTTCACTGTTGATTACTCTATGTTTGAGTCAGAGAACAGGCTG AACAAGTGGGATAAGGAGGTAATGGAAGCAGTAGAGACTACCATTAGTCGTGAAACAGACCCTGCAGACCATCAGAAGCCTGTAACAGAGAAACCAGTGACAATGGAACCA CAGAGTCCAGATCTGAACAATGCTGTATCCAGTCTGCAGAGTCCTGGTGCACTCCTCCTGTCCTGGGCCCTCGTTCAGGGGGGGATGTATTTCATGTAG
- the LOC116742284 gene encoding circadian-associated transcriptional repressor-like isoform X1 translates to MDVLFVAILAVPLILGQEYEDEEGLEEDDYYQVVYYYTVTPNYDDFGANFTVDYSMFESENRLNKWDKEVMEAVETTISRETDPADHQKPVTEKPVTMEPLQVPMFGYSGSCSPAPASEPMDSPSSVSSYSLYSSFSTSPVNSDSGFPSDSEREDKWAHGPRPDTVGQRGGSRPSPGPIRCRQRPKVSSKQPTASHSEQRGLASSMSGSGVKRSRGGELETSLNIQGCTTAGDLLFAQKCKELRGFIPPLTDLLNGLKMGRFERGLSSFQQSVAMDRIQRIVGVLQKPQMGERYLGTLLQVEGMLKTWFPHIAAQKSSLHSQLTKHSPGHHSYPAASSPALSVEKMDQTQLGQLILKPKQPWHLTEWPAMNLTWIHTTPICNPPLSSPGTISFSHGPLGTGTSIGVILFLQHGVQPFTHSAPTSPVPSTTTASPVIPGDPKQLSGEGPCCHNLPVTLPSDWSCTPSPPGLPTMTREMTMGDLQQMRSHPSVAPDVHPLNP, encoded by the exons ATGGATGTCCTCTTTGTAGCCATCCTTGCTGTGCCACTCATCCTGG GACAAGAATATGAGGATGAAGAAGGACTGGAAGAGGATGACTATTATCAGGTGGTCTATTATTACACAGTCACCCCCAACTATG aTGACTTTGGTGCAAACTTCACTGTTGATTACTCTATGTTTGAGTCAGAGAACAGGCTG AACAAGTGGGATAAGGAGGTAATGGAAGCAGTAGAGACTACCATTAGTCGTGAAACAGACCCTGCAGACCATCAGAAGCCTGTAACAGAGAAACCAGTGACAATGGAACCA TTGCAGGTCCCGATGTTTGGGTACTCCGGAAGCTGCTCTCCAGCCCCTGCTTCTGAACCCATGGATTCTCCATCTAGCGTTTCTTCCTACtctctttattcctctttttccaCCTCCCCAGTGAACAGTGACTCTGGCTTCCCCTCCGATAGTGAGAGGGAGGACAAGTGGGCCCATGGCCCCAGGCCAGACACTGTTGGTCAGAGGGGAGGTTCTCGGCCCAGCCCTGGTCCTATCCGCTGCAGGCAACGACCCAAGGTTTCCAGTAAGCAACCTACAGCATCTCATTCGGAACAGCGGGGCTTGGCTTCTTCTATGTCAGGATCTGGGGTCAAAAGATCAAGAGGTGGTGAATTGGAGACCAGTCTAAACATCCAGGGTTGTACCACAGCAGGAGACCTGCTCTTTGCTCAGAAG TGTAAAGAGCTCCGAGGATTCATACCCCCTCTCACAGACCTACTGAATGGACTGAAGATGGGTCGATTTGAGAGAG GGTTGAGCAGTTTCCAGCAGAGCGTGGCAATGGACAGGATCCAGCGTATAGTAGGTGTTTTGCAGAAGCCACAGATGGG AGAGCGTTATCTAGGAACCCTGCTACAGGTAGAAGGAATGTTAAAGACTTGGTTTCCTCATATAGCTGCCCAGAAGTCATCATTGCATAGTCAGCTGACCAAG CATTCTCCAGGCCACCACAGTTATCCAGCTGCTTCCTCTCCTGCACTTTCTGTGGAAAAGATGGACCAGACACAGCTAGGACAGCTAATATTGAAACCAAAGCAGCCTTGGCACCTCACTGAATGGCCAGCTATGAACCTCACTTGGATCCACACTACTCCAATTTGCAATCCCCCTCTCAGTTCCCCAGGTACCATCTCCTTTAGCCATGGTCCTTTAGGCACTGGAACCAGCATCGGTGTCATCCTTTTCCTCCAGCATGGAGTACAGCCCTTCACCCACTCAGCCCCAACCTCTCCAGTTCCATCTACTACTACAGCATCTCCTGTCATCCCTGGTGATCCTAAGCAACTATCTGGAGAGGGGCCTTGTTGCCACAATTTGCCAGTAACTCTGCCATCAGACTGGAGCTGTACCCCATCCCCTCCTGGTCTACCCACCATGACCAGAGAGATGACCATGGGAGACCTACAACAGATGAGAAGCCACCCTTCTGTTGCTCCTGATGTCCATCCTCTCAATCCCTAA
- the LOC116742284 gene encoding circadian-associated transcriptional repressor-like isoform X2, whose product MFGYSGSCSPAPASEPMDSPSSVSSYSLYSSFSTSPVNSDSGFPSDSEREDKWAHGPRPDTVGQRGGSRPSPGPIRCRQRPKVSSKQPTASHSEQRGLASSMSGSGVKRSRGGELETSLNIQGCTTAGDLLFAQKCKELRGFIPPLTDLLNGLKMGRFERGLSSFQQSVAMDRIQRIVGVLQKPQMGERYLGTLLQVEGMLKTWFPHIAAQKSSLHSQLTKHSPGHHSYPAASSPALSVEKMDQTQLGQLILKPKQPWHLTEWPAMNLTWIHTTPICNPPLSSPGTISFSHGPLGTGTSIGVILFLQHGVQPFTHSAPTSPVPSTTTASPVIPGDPKQLSGEGPCCHNLPVTLPSDWSCTPSPPGLPTMTREMTMGDLQQMRSHPSVAPDVHPLNP is encoded by the exons ATGTTTGGGTACTCCGGAAGCTGCTCTCCAGCCCCTGCTTCTGAACCCATGGATTCTCCATCTAGCGTTTCTTCCTACtctctttattcctctttttccaCCTCCCCAGTGAACAGTGACTCTGGCTTCCCCTCCGATAGTGAGAGGGAGGACAAGTGGGCCCATGGCCCCAGGCCAGACACTGTTGGTCAGAGGGGAGGTTCTCGGCCCAGCCCTGGTCCTATCCGCTGCAGGCAACGACCCAAGGTTTCCAGTAAGCAACCTACAGCATCTCATTCGGAACAGCGGGGCTTGGCTTCTTCTATGTCAGGATCTGGGGTCAAAAGATCAAGAGGTGGTGAATTGGAGACCAGTCTAAACATCCAGGGTTGTACCACAGCAGGAGACCTGCTCTTTGCTCAGAAG TGTAAAGAGCTCCGAGGATTCATACCCCCTCTCACAGACCTACTGAATGGACTGAAGATGGGTCGATTTGAGAGAG GGTTGAGCAGTTTCCAGCAGAGCGTGGCAATGGACAGGATCCAGCGTATAGTAGGTGTTTTGCAGAAGCCACAGATGGG AGAGCGTTATCTAGGAACCCTGCTACAGGTAGAAGGAATGTTAAAGACTTGGTTTCCTCATATAGCTGCCCAGAAGTCATCATTGCATAGTCAGCTGACCAAG CATTCTCCAGGCCACCACAGTTATCCAGCTGCTTCCTCTCCTGCACTTTCTGTGGAAAAGATGGACCAGACACAGCTAGGACAGCTAATATTGAAACCAAAGCAGCCTTGGCACCTCACTGAATGGCCAGCTATGAACCTCACTTGGATCCACACTACTCCAATTTGCAATCCCCCTCTCAGTTCCCCAGGTACCATCTCCTTTAGCCATGGTCCTTTAGGCACTGGAACCAGCATCGGTGTCATCCTTTTCCTCCAGCATGGAGTACAGCCCTTCACCCACTCAGCCCCAACCTCTCCAGTTCCATCTACTACTACAGCATCTCCTGTCATCCCTGGTGATCCTAAGCAACTATCTGGAGAGGGGCCTTGTTGCCACAATTTGCCAGTAACTCTGCCATCAGACTGGAGCTGTACCCCATCCCCTCCTGGTCTACCCACCATGACCAGAGAGATGACCATGGGAGACCTACAACAGATGAGAAGCCACCCTTCTGTTGCTCCTGATGTCCATCCTCTCAATCCCTAA